The following are from one region of the Candidatus Zixiibacteriota bacterium genome:
- the sat gene encoding sulfate adenylyltransferase, with the protein MSKLISPHGSDKLKILLLEGKERDQELKKAESLPKVVMTSRETGDLIMMGIGGFTPLEGFMGQADWKSVCADMKLTNGVFWPIPVTLSHDQKVAPGTEICLISGETNEIMGTMKVTESYQIDKEFECKHVYTTTDMEHPGVQMVMKQKAWNLAGPVKVLSESYFPKEFAGIYQRPAESRKIFEEKGWTTIAALQLRNPMHRSHEYLAKIAVEVSDGIYIHQLVGKLKPGDIPAEVRVKCINTLVENYFDKNRVVTGGYPLDMRYAGPREGLLHAVFRQNFGCTHMIIGRDHAGVGDYYGPFDAQQIFFKLWDGALKCKMLPIDWTFWCYKCGGMASMKTCPHGKEDRLFLSGTALRKALSEGGEVPSEFSRPEVLAILREYYASLKDEDKVEVKMHGHATGDAKKK; encoded by the coding sequence ATGTCAAAACTAATTTCTCCACACGGAAGTGATAAGTTGAAGATCTTGCTTCTTGAAGGCAAAGAGCGCGATCAAGAACTCAAGAAAGCTGAATCGCTTCCCAAGGTTGTCATGACTTCTCGCGAAACCGGCGATTTAATCATGATGGGGATCGGCGGTTTTACGCCGCTGGAAGGTTTCATGGGACAGGCTGACTGGAAAAGCGTGTGCGCCGACATGAAACTGACTAATGGCGTTTTCTGGCCGATTCCGGTTACTCTTTCTCATGACCAGAAGGTTGCTCCGGGTACGGAGATATGTTTGATCTCCGGTGAAACCAATGAAATCATGGGCACCATGAAGGTGACCGAGTCCTACCAGATCGACAAGGAATTCGAGTGCAAACATGTTTACACGACCACGGATATGGAACATCCCGGTGTGCAGATGGTCATGAAACAGAAAGCCTGGAATCTGGCCGGACCGGTCAAGGTTCTTTCCGAAAGCTACTTTCCCAAGGAATTCGCGGGTATCTACCAGCGCCCGGCCGAAAGCCGCAAGATTTTCGAAGAGAAGGGCTGGACCACGATTGCCGCCCTGCAGCTGCGGAATCCGATGCATCGCTCTCATGAATACCTGGCCAAGATTGCGGTGGAAGTCAGCGACGGCATTTATATCCACCAGCTCGTCGGGAAACTGAAACCCGGTGATATTCCTGCTGAAGTCCGGGTCAAGTGCATCAACACCCTGGTGGAAAATTACTTCGATAAAAATCGTGTAGTTACCGGTGGTTATCCTCTGGATATGCGTTATGCCGGGCCACGGGAAGGTCTCCTGCATGCCGTTTTCCGTCAGAATTTCGGTTGCACCCATATGATTATCGGGCGCGATCATGCCGGTGTCGGTGATTACTATGGTCCTTTCGATGCCCAGCAGATATTTTTCAAACTCTGGGATGGTGCTCTGAAATGCAAGATGCTGCCGATTGACTGGACTTTCTGGTGCTACAAATGCGGCGGGATGGCCTCAATGAAGACCTGTCCTCACGGCAAAGAAGACCGTCTTTTCCTCTCCGGCACGGCGCTACGCAAGGCTCTCTCCGAGGGCGGCGAGGTTCCGTCCGAATTCAGTCGTCCCGAAGTCCTGGCCATTTTACGCGAGTATTATGCCAGCCTTAAGGATGAAGATAAGGTCGAAGTCAAGATGCACGGTCATGCT